Part of the Desulfobacteraceae bacterium genome, GCCGGGCCCCTTAAAGTTGGTGGACCGGTACAAAGTAAAAATCAGACAGTTTCGTAGAAAGCCCAAGTTCAAGGCGCGCAAATCTCGAGGATTGCGGCGTACTTATGTACGCCGCAGCGACCTCGAGATGCAGTGCAACGCGGAAATTGGGTTTTCTACGAAACTGTCAAAGTTCCACTCCCGCCCGCCCCGGCCAAAGGAGGCCCCGATGCAGTACGTCATCATCGGCAACGGCGTGGCCGGCACCCACGCCGCCGAAAGCATCCGCCGCCTGGACCCCCACGGGGTCATCACCCTGATCGCCGCCGAAGAGGACGCCCCCTACTGCCGACCGATGATCAGCATGCTGCTGGAGGGCTCGGCCGCCGCCGCACAGCTGCCCATCCGCGGCCCCGATTTTTACGACGCCCTCAAAATCGACGCGGTCATCGGCAAGCGCGTGCGCGCCATCGACGTGGCCGCCCGCACCGTCACCACCGACGCCGGGCGCCGCTTCGCCTTCGACCGCCTGCTGATCGCCAGCGGGGCCGATCCCCGCCCCATCAAGGCCCGCGGGCTGCACCTGGAAAATCTCTTTTTCATGCGCACCGCGGCCCAGGTCCGGGCCATGCTGCGGGCGCTGCCGGCCTGCCGCCGGGCTCTCGTCCTGGGCGGCGGGCTGGTGGGCTTCAAGGCGGCCTACGCCCTCCTGCGGCGCGGCCTGGCGGTCACCCTGCTGATCCGCTCGGGCCACCCCCTTTCCATGCAGGTGGACCCCCAGGCCGGCGCGATGATCCTGGCTTCGCTCCAAGAACAGGGCCTCACGGTGCGGGTCCAGGCCGAGGTGACGGCCTTCGAGGGCCAGACGACGGTGAGGAGCGCACATCTCTCCGACGGCAGCACGGTGCCCTGCGACCTGGTGGTGATCGGCAAGGGCGTCTTGCCGGCGCTGGATTTCGTCCCCCGGGAGGCCATTGCGGTGGACCTCGGGGTGGTGGTGGACCAGTACCTGGAAACCAGCGCGGCGGGGATCTTCGCCGCCGGGGATGCCGCCGAGGCCCACGACATCGCCCGCAAAACCCGCTGGGTGAATGCCATCTGGCCCGAAGCGGTGACCCAGGGGCGTCTTGCCGGGATGAACATGGCCGGCCGCCCCACACCCTACAGGGGCAGCCTGGGCCGCAACGTGATCCGCATCTTTGACCTGGACGTGATGAGCGGCGGGCTGGTCAACCCGCCGCCGGATGCGCGCTACACGGTGCTGCAGCACCACAACCCCGGCCGGCGGCGCTACCGCAAGCTCGTTTTCCGCTACGATCGCCTGGTGGGCATGGTGCTAGTCAACGCCATCGAACAGGGCGGGGTGCTGCTGTCCCTGATCCAGGGGGAGATCCCCATCCGGATTCGCCGTGAGGCCCTCATGGCGCCGACCTTCAATTTCCGCCAGCTGCTGCCGGCGACGGTCTGACGCCGGCCGCGGCCCACGGGCCGCAACCCGCAACCGAAAGGAGGTTCCATGAAACGCGTCGTCGTTCACCCCGAACGCTGCGTCGGCTGCATGCAGTGCATGCTGGCCTGCGCAACGGCCCACTCCCAAAGCGGGACCCTTTTTGCGGCCGTGCGCGAAAGTCCCCCGCCCCGGCCGAGGGTCCACGTGGGGGCCGGCCTCTACGGCGAGGGCTTCCCCAACCGCTGCCGCCACTGCGACCCGGCCCCCTGCCAGCTGGCCTGCCTGCCCGGCGCGATCTCGCGCGACCGCGCCAGCGGCACGGTCCTGATCGACCCCGAGCGCTGCATCAACTGCGCCTCCTGCGCCATGGCATGCCCCTTCGGGGTGATCCGCTACCACCCGGAGCACCACGCGCCGCTGGGCAAAACCGTGGCCGTCAAGTGCGACAATTGCCTGGCGCGGCTTCGCCAGGGAGGGATTCCGGCCTGCGTCGAGGTCTGTAAAACCGGCGCGCTGACCTTTGAAGAGGCCGACGCGGCGCTCAAGCGCCAGACCGACGCGGTGGCCCGCAGCGTTTCGCGCACCGCCGAGGAGGTTCAGCCGGCCCCCGGATTTGCCCTGCTCAATGCCCAGCGCAAGGCCCAACTGGCCCTTAAAAACCCATGAACCCATGGAGGCCGAGATGAAACACCCCTTTGGAGAAAATACCATCACTGAAGATGGTCGCCTGATGCTCAAAAAAATGGAAAAGGACCAGGTGGCGACGGTCTGGGAGCGTTTCAACGCCCAGCAGCCCCAGTGCGGCTTCTGCGAGATGGGGCTGAGCTGCCGGGTCTGCAACATGGGGCCCTGCCGGGTGGACCCCTTCGGGGAAGGCCCCCAGCAGGGGGTCTGCGGCGCGGATGCCGACATCATCGTGGCGCGCAACCTCGGCCGCATGATCGCGGCCGGGGCGGCGGCGCACTCGGACCACGGCCGCGACCTGGTGGAGGTGCTGGCCTCCGTGGCCGAGGGGCGGGCGCCGGGCTACACCGTCAGCGATGATCCCAAGCTGCGGCGGGTGGCCGCCGAGTACGGCGTCGCCACCGGGGACCGGGCGGTTGCCGAAATCGCCGCCGACCTGGCCCGCGCCATGCAAGAGGACTACGGCACCCGCCGCAAGGCCCTTACCCTGATCAATCGGGCGCCCCGCAAACGCCGCGAGCGCTGGGCCCAGCTGGGCATCACCCCCCGGGGAATCGACCGCGAAACCTCGGAGATGATGCACCGCACCCACATGGGGGTCGACAACGGCTGGCAGAGCCTGCTGCTGCACGGCCTGCGCAACGCCCTCTCCGACGGCTGGGGCGGCTCGATGATCGCCACCGAGGTCTCGGACATCCTCTTCGGTACCCCCCGGGTGACCCCCAACAGCGTCAACATAGGGGTCCTGAAGGCCGACCAGGTCAACATCGTGGTTCATGGCCACAACCCGGTGGTATCCGAAATGCTTCTGCAGGCCTGCCAGTCGCCGGAACTCACGGAGCTGGCGCTGGCCCGCGGCGCCCAGGGGATCAACCTGGCCGGGCTGTGCTGCACGGGCAACGAACTGCTCATGCGCCACGGCATTCCCATGGCCGGCAACCACCTGATGACCGAGCTGGTGATCGCCACCGGCGCGGTGGAGATGATGCTGGTGGACTACCAGTGCATCATGCCCTCCCTGGGGGCGGTCGCCGCCTGCTACCACACCCGGATGATCAGCACCAGCGACAAGGCGCGCTTCCCGGGCATGACCCACCGCGAATTCCACCCGGACAACGCCCGGGAGCTGGCCCGGACCCTGGTTGCCGAGGCCATCGAGAACTTCAGCCGCCGGGGCGAGGTTTATATCCCGGTGGCGCCGGCCCCGTCCCTGGGCGGTTTTTCGGTGGAAACCATCATCGAGGCCCTCGGCGGCTCGCCCGAGCCGCTGATCGCGGCCCTGAAAAGCGGCCAGATCCGCGGGGCGGTGGGCGTGGTGGGCTGCAACAACCCCAAGATCCGCCACGACTACGGACATGTGACCCTCACCCGCCGTCTGATCGAAAACGACATCCTGGTGGTGGACACCGGCTGCGCCGCCATCGCCAACGCCAAGGCGGGCTTCAAGGTGGCCGAGGCGGCCCGCCTGGCGGGACCCGGTCTGAAGGAGGTCTGCGGGGCGCTGGGCATCCCCCCGGTGCTGCACATGGGCAGCTGCGTCGACAACGTGCGCATCCTGGTGCTGGCCGCGGCCCTGGCCGACGCCCTGGGGACCGACATCAGCGATTTGCCCATCGCCGGTGCGGCGCCGGAGTGGTACTCGGAAAAGGCGGTCTCCATCGGCGCCTACTTCGTGGCCTCGGGGGTCACCACGGTCCTCGGCCCCATGCCGCCCATCACGGGCAGCATGAACGTGGTCAATCTGCTGACCGAAGGGCTGGAAGATCTCCTGGGGGCCACCTTCGCCGTGGAACCCGACCCCGAAAAGGCCGCCCTCCTGATCCGGCGGCACATCGAAGACCGCCGGGCCAAGCTGGGACTGGCGGCGGTTCAGGTCTAACCCGCAAACACGCACCCCCCCGAGGGGCAGTTTGGGCTGCCCTCACCGGGGGGTTTGCGCCACAAGCGCCGGCAAGCCGCCCGTTTCGGGGGGTCGAAAACCCGAGGAGAATTTTATGAAACTCGCCACCGCCGCCTTCGACGACCGCGAAGAGGCCTGCATCCTGACGCCCCGCGGGCTCATCCCGATCGCGGCCGTCAACCGCCGCTGCAGCGCCCACTGGCCCACCGACCTGTTCCATCTGCTGGCAACGGAAGCCCTGGAAGGGCTGCAGGCCTGGTACACCGGCACCGGGCAAAATACCCTGGAGGTCCTGCCCGAAGCGGAAATCGTTCCGACCGCGGCGGTGCGCTGGCGGCCCCCTTACCACCACCCCCGCAAGATCTGGGGCATCGGCCTCAACTACCGCGCGCATGCCGCCGACCTTTCCGAAAGCGCGCCCCAGGGCATCCCGGCCAGCTTCATGAAGCCCGACACGGCCCTGATCGGCCCCGGCGATGCAATCGAGATCCCCACCCTCTCCGAACGCACCACGGCCGAAGCCGAACTCGGGGTGATCATCGGCCGCCGGTGCCGCCACGTGGCGCCCGGCGACTGGCTGAAGGTGGTGGCCGGCTTCACCCCGGTGATCGACATGACGGCCGAGGACATCCTGCGCCAAAACCCCCGTTACCTGACCCTGGCCAAGAGTTTCGACACCTTTTTCAGCTTCGGGCCGGTGGTCCTGACCCCCGATGAGGTCCCGGACGTCAGCCGCCTGGAGGTCGCCACGGTGGTAAACGGGGGGGTGCACGCCGCCAACGCGGTGGCCAACATGACCTTTGCACCGGATTTTCTGGTGGCCTTCCACTCCCGCGTCATGACGCTCCTGCCCGGGGACATCCTCTCCACCGGGACCCCGGGCGCGGCCATGATCCGCGACGGTGATCTGGTGGAAGCCCGCATCACGGGGTTCCCGGCGCTGGCCAACCCGGTGCGAGACCTCAAAGCGGCGCCGCACCCCGGCACGTGACGGGCCGACTTTGCAGCCGAGGCCGCCGACGATGCCCAACCCCCCACGAGGTGAACATGGCCGCCCCCCACGCCCCCTCCGTTATCAAAGGCAAGCTGCGCGCCCTGCGCCGCCGGCGGCGGGAGATCCTGGCGCTGCCGCCCGAAAAGGCGCTCGCCGCGATCATCGATAGCCCGGAGGCCCTGCCCCTGGTCCATTCGCTCCCGGAGCAGGACTTCTATTTTTTGGTGCAGGAGATCGGCCCCGAAGACGCCCTGCCGCTGCTCAGGATGGCCACCGGCCGGCAGTGGGAGTTTTTGCTGGACCGGGAAACCTGGCGCGGCGACCGCTGGGGTGACGCGCCCCTCACCCGCTGGCTGGGGCTCCTGTTGCAGGCCGACCCCAAGCGGGTGGTGGACTGGGTGCTGGCTGATAAAACCGAGGAGGTCAAACTCTACCTGTTCCGCAACATCGAGTTGCGGGTGCGGGAACACGACCAGGACCCCTCGGATCTGGGCGAGGGCTTCGAGACCTTCGACGACGTCTTCTACTTCCGCTTTCGCAAGCCGCCGGCCGATGTGGAGGCGCCAGCGGCCCCGCAAGCGGAGCGCGAGGCCGTCATCACCCGTCTGCTGGCGCTCCTGGCGGACCGCGACCTCACCGTATTAAACGGCCTGCTGCTGGAAGCGGCCGGCATCATCGCCGCCGAAGTCGAGGACGAAGCCTACCGCCTGCGCAACGTGCGCCTGGCCGAAAGCGGCTTTCTGCCCCTGGAGGAAGCCGTGGCGATCTACCAGCCGCTGGCGCCGGAGGACCTGCAACGCTTCGCCCGCCGAACGGCCGGCAGAAACGCGCGACAGGATTCGCCACTTCCGGTGCCCCTGTCCAGCGCAGGGCTTCTAGGGACCGAGAGTCTATTCGAGCGCGCCCTGGGCCGGGTCAGCGCCGAGGCCGAGCACGACCGCCTGCAGCAAGAGTTTGCGGCCCTCTGCAACCGCCTGATCGCCGCCGATCAGAGCCCCGTGCGGCAGCGCGAGGAGCTGCGGGCGGTGGTCCGCAAGGCCTGCGGCTACCTCAGCATCGGGCTTGAGCAACTGCTGGGCCCCTTAGCCCGGGAGGATCACGCGGCCGCCGCCGGAGCAGCCGATCTGCTGCAGCGCCATTTCCTGGAACCCCTTTTCCGGGTGGGCTACGGGCAGGCGGCGGCGCTCAAGCGCCGGACGCAGCGCTGGCAGCGGGAGAGCTGGTTCGGAGAGCGCGGGCTGCCCCTGGGGTTCTGGGGCGAGGAGGGGCTGGGGCTCGTGGGCGGGCTGCTGCTCAAACGCCCCCTTTACTTCGAGGGCTACCGCAGGGGGCATTTATACCGGGATTTCGCCGCCATGGGCGAGATCCACGAAACCCGGCGCGAGTTGGACGACCTGATTTGGCTGGACCAGCTGCTCTCGCTTTTGAACCCGCCGCTGCCGCGGGGCGAGCGGCGCTTTCTGACCTACAAGAACCTGCTGCTGACCCTCTGGGCCTGCAGCTGCCTGGGCCTGCCGGCCGCGGAGAAGTTCCCGCCGTTGGCGCTGGCCGATTTCAGGCAATTCTGCGAGGGCCTCTTCACCCCCCGCGCGCCGACTGCGGCCCCCGGTCCCCGGCGCATCCCAACCGAGCGCCGGACGGCCTTTCTGGACTGGCTGGCGGCGGGCAGCGGGCTGCGCCCGGACGAGATCTCGACCCGCCTGGGAAGCCGCCTGGAGGCGCTTTTCAGCGAAATCGAAGCGGAGCTGGGCCCGGTGGCGCCGTCGGACCTCGACCCGCGCTTCATTGGGCTCTTCCTGCTGGCCGGCGCTAAACCGCCGTCTTGATGGCTCGCGAGAAGACCCCACCGCGGGGGTTTTACGCCGTCTTCAAAATTGATGAACCAGTAAAAAGTCAAGATCTAGACGGTTTCGAAAAAAGCGCCAAGTTACGGCGCGCAAATCTCAGCGGCGTGAGGCGTACTTATGGTACGCCGCAGCGACTTCGAGATGCGACGCAACGCAGAAATTGGCCTTTTTGCGGAACCGTCAGAACTGCGCCTCCTCGGTTGAGCCCGACAAGGCCCCCACCGAGGTCTTGCCCTCGGTGATGCAGTTCATCACTTGATCGAAATAGCCGGTCCCGACGAACTTCTGATGGGTGGTGGCCATGTAGCCGCCCTCCTTCTCACGGGCGAATTCCTGCTGTTGAAAGCGCGAGTAGGCCAGCATCCCCTCCTCCCGGTAGCCGCGGGCCAGTTCGAACATCCCTAGGTTGAGGGAATGGAAGCCGGCCAGGGTCACGAACTGGAACTTGTAGCCCATGGCGCCCAGCTCGCGCTGAAAGCGGGCAATGGCGGCGTCGTCCAACTTGGCCTGCCAGTTGAAGGAAGGGGAGCAGTTGTAGGCCAGGAGTTTTCCCGGAAAGGCTTCGTGAATGCCCTCGGCGAACTTGGCGGCCTGCTCCAGATCGGGGGTCGCGGTTTCGCACCAGACCATGTCGGCATAGGGCGCGTAAGCCCGACCGCGGGCGATGGCCGCCGCCAGACCGCCGCTGATGGGGAAAAACCCCTCGGAGGTGCGCTCGCCACCGGTGATAAACGGCTGGTCGCGCTCGTCGATGTCGCTGGTCAAGAGGCGTGCGGCCTCGGCGTCGGTGCGCGCGATCAGAATGGTCGGCACCCCGCAGATATCCGCCGCCAGGCGCGCGGCGACCAGTTTGACGATAAACTCGCGGGTGGGCACCAGCACCTTGCCACCCATGTGGCCGCATTTTTTGGCCGACGCCAGCTGGTCTTCGAAGTGCACGCCGGCCGCCCCGGCCGCGATCATGGCCTTCATCAGCTCGAAGGCGTTCAGCGGCCCGCCGAAACCGGCCTCGGCATCGGCCACGATCGGCGCAAACCAGTAGGGCCCGATCTTGCAGCACTCCAGCACCGCAATCTGGTCGGCGCGGCGCAGGGCGTTGTTGATCCGTTGAACCACGGCGGGAACGCTGTTGGAGGGGTAGAGACTCTGGTCGGGGTACATTTCCCCGGCCAGGTTGGCGTCGGCCGCCACCTGCCAGCCGCTGAGATAAATCGCCTTGAGCCCCGCCTCCACCTGCTGCACCGCCTGGTTGCCCGTCAGGGCCCCCAGCGCGGCGACATAGTCCTCGGTCTGCAGCAGGTGCCAGAGCCGCTCGGCGCCGGCCTGGGCGAAGGTGTATTCCACCTTGAGCGTCCCCCGTAGCTTGAGCATCTCCTCGGGAGTGTAGGGCCGCACAATGCCCTGCCAGCGGCGATCCTGCCCCCAGAGGGTCTGCAGATGGGCGATGCGCTCGGGGTCCACCGCGTGGCTTTCGATCCGTTTGCTCAGTTCGATGGCGCGTTCTTCAATCGTCCGCATGGCGAAATCCTTTCCGTATCTTGGCTGGTAGCCCATGCACGACCGGCGGCAGCTGCCGCCGGCGGGTGCTAGGGCAGGTATTCGTAGGCGCGCAGGGTGAGAAACTCCTCCAGACTGTCGTTGGCGATGATCTCGTCGAAGAGGCGCGCTGCCGTTTGGTAGTGGCCGGCGTCGAATGCGCCCCCCCCGACGGCCTCCCGGATGCGCGCCAGCTCCTCGCCGAGAACCGCACGGAAAAGCGCCAGATCGATCTTGCGGCCGTCGCTGAGCACCCCATCGGGGTGGTGGACCCACTGCCACAGCTGGGTGCGCGATATCTCGGCTGTGGCCGCATCCTCCATCAGGTTGTAGAGCGGCACGCAGCCGCTGCCGCTGAGCCAGTGGGCCATGTACTGCACGCCCACGCTGACGTTGGTCCGCAGGCCGGCCTCGGTGATCGTGCCGCCGGGCAGTTTGAGCAGATCCGCGGCGGTCACCGCCACGTCTTCGCGCTGGCGGGCCACCTGGTTGGCCGCCGGCATGAGGCGGTTGAACTCCTCCAGGGCCAGACCCACCAGCCCGGGATGGGCCACCCAGGTGCCGTCGTGCCCATCGCCGGCCTCGCGGCGCTTGTCCTCGCGCACCTTGGCCAGGGCGGCGGTGTTGGCTGCGGGGTCGTTCTTGATCGGGATCTGGGCGGCCATGCCGCCGATGGCATGCGCGCCCCGGCGGTGGCAGGTTTTGATCACCAGCAGGGAGTAGCTGCGCATGCAATGGCGCGTCATGGTGATCTGGGCGCGGTCGGGGAAGAGATAGCCCGGCACGTTTTTGAAGCGCTTGATGAAGCTGAAGATATAGTCCCAGCGGCCGCAGTTGAGGCCGGCGATATGCTCGCGCAGCTCGTAGAGGATTTCGTCGACCTCGAAGGCCGCCGGCAGGGTCTCGATCAGGACCGTGGCCTTGATGGTGCCCTGGGGGATCCCCAGCAGGGCCTGGGCGCGCACGAACACCTCGTTCCACAGCCGGGCCTCCAGGTGGCTTTCCAATTTGGGCAGGTAGAAATAAGGGCCGCTGCCGTCCGCCATCAGCCGTCGCGCGTTGTGG contains:
- a CDS encoding FAD-dependent oxidoreductase: MQYVIIGNGVAGTHAAESIRRLDPHGVITLIAAEEDAPYCRPMISMLLEGSAAAAQLPIRGPDFYDALKIDAVIGKRVRAIDVAARTVTTDAGRRFAFDRLLIASGADPRPIKARGLHLENLFFMRTAAQVRAMLRALPACRRALVLGGGLVGFKAAYALLRRGLAVTLLIRSGHPLSMQVDPQAGAMILASLQEQGLTVRVQAEVTAFEGQTTVRSAHLSDGSTVPCDLVVIGKGVLPALDFVPREAIAVDLGVVVDQYLETSAAGIFAAGDAAEAHDIARKTRWVNAIWPEAVTQGRLAGMNMAGRPTPYRGSLGRNVIRIFDLDVMSGGLVNPPPDARYTVLQHHNPGRRRYRKLVFRYDRLVGMVLVNAIEQGGVLLSLIQGEIPIRIRREALMAPTFNFRQLLPATV
- a CDS encoding 4Fe-4S dicluster domain-containing protein, which encodes MKRVVVHPERCVGCMQCMLACATAHSQSGTLFAAVRESPPPRPRVHVGAGLYGEGFPNRCRHCDPAPCQLACLPGAISRDRASGTVLIDPERCINCASCAMACPFGVIRYHPEHHAPLGKTVAVKCDNCLARLRQGGIPACVEVCKTGALTFEEADAALKRQTDAVARSVSRTAEEVQPAPGFALLNAQRKAQLALKNP
- the cooS gene encoding anaerobic carbon-monoxide dehydrogenase catalytic subunit; its protein translation is MKHPFGENTITEDGRLMLKKMEKDQVATVWERFNAQQPQCGFCEMGLSCRVCNMGPCRVDPFGEGPQQGVCGADADIIVARNLGRMIAAGAAAHSDHGRDLVEVLASVAEGRAPGYTVSDDPKLRRVAAEYGVATGDRAVAEIAADLARAMQEDYGTRRKALTLINRAPRKRRERWAQLGITPRGIDRETSEMMHRTHMGVDNGWQSLLLHGLRNALSDGWGGSMIATEVSDILFGTPRVTPNSVNIGVLKADQVNIVVHGHNPVVSEMLLQACQSPELTELALARGAQGINLAGLCCTGNELLMRHGIPMAGNHLMTELVIATGAVEMMLVDYQCIMPSLGAVAACYHTRMISTSDKARFPGMTHREFHPDNARELARTLVAEAIENFSRRGEVYIPVAPAPSLGGFSVETIIEALGGSPEPLIAALKSGQIRGAVGVVGCNNPKIRHDYGHVTLTRRLIENDILVVDTGCAAIANAKAGFKVAEAARLAGPGLKEVCGALGIPPVLHMGSCVDNVRILVLAAALADALGTDISDLPIAGAAPEWYSEKAVSIGAYFVASGVTTVLGPMPPITGSMNVVNLLTEGLEDLLGATFAVEPDPEKAALLIRRHIEDRRAKLGLAAVQV
- a CDS encoding fumarylacetoacetate hydrolase family protein; the protein is MKLATAAFDDREEACILTPRGLIPIAAVNRRCSAHWPTDLFHLLATEALEGLQAWYTGTGQNTLEVLPEAEIVPTAAVRWRPPYHHPRKIWGIGLNYRAHAADLSESAPQGIPASFMKPDTALIGPGDAIEIPTLSERTTAEAELGVIIGRRCRHVAPGDWLKVVAGFTPVIDMTAEDILRQNPRYLTLAKSFDTFFSFGPVVLTPDEVPDVSRLEVATVVNGGVHAANAVANMTFAPDFLVAFHSRVMTLLPGDILSTGTPGAAMIRDGDLVEARITGFPALANPVRDLKAAPHPGT
- a CDS encoding DUF6178 family protein; its protein translation is MAAPHAPSVIKGKLRALRRRRREILALPPEKALAAIIDSPEALPLVHSLPEQDFYFLVQEIGPEDALPLLRMATGRQWEFLLDRETWRGDRWGDAPLTRWLGLLLQADPKRVVDWVLADKTEEVKLYLFRNIELRVREHDQDPSDLGEGFETFDDVFYFRFRKPPADVEAPAAPQAEREAVITRLLALLADRDLTVLNGLLLEAAGIIAAEVEDEAYRLRNVRLAESGFLPLEEAVAIYQPLAPEDLQRFARRTAGRNARQDSPLPVPLSSAGLLGTESLFERALGRVSAEAEHDRLQQEFAALCNRLIAADQSPVRQREELRAVVRKACGYLSIGLEQLLGPLAREDHAAAAGAADLLQRHFLEPLFRVGYGQAAALKRRTQRWQRESWFGERGLPLGFWGEEGLGLVGGLLLKRPLYFEGYRRGHLYRDFAAMGEIHETRRELDDLIWLDQLLSLLNPPLPRGERRFLTYKNLLLTLWACSCLGLPAAEKFPPLALADFRQFCEGLFTPRAPTAAPGPRRIPTERRTAFLDWLAAGSGLRPDEISTRLGSRLEALFSEIEAELGPVAPSDLDPRFIGLFLLAGAKPPS
- the aceA gene encoding isocitrate lyase, with translation MRTIEERAIELSKRIESHAVDPERIAHLQTLWGQDRRWQGIVRPYTPEEMLKLRGTLKVEYTFAQAGAERLWHLLQTEDYVAALGALTGNQAVQQVEAGLKAIYLSGWQVAADANLAGEMYPDQSLYPSNSVPAVVQRINNALRRADQIAVLECCKIGPYWFAPIVADAEAGFGGPLNAFELMKAMIAAGAAGVHFEDQLASAKKCGHMGGKVLVPTREFIVKLVAARLAADICGVPTILIARTDAEAARLLTSDIDERDQPFITGGERTSEGFFPISGGLAAAIARGRAYAPYADMVWCETATPDLEQAAKFAEGIHEAFPGKLLAYNCSPSFNWQAKLDDAAIARFQRELGAMGYKFQFVTLAGFHSLNLGMFELARGYREEGMLAYSRFQQQEFAREKEGGYMATTHQKFVGTGYFDQVMNCITEGKTSVGALSGSTEEAQF
- the aceB gene encoding malate synthase A, encoding MIQPASKIEITAPPAPGFDTILTPAALDFVSTLQTEFDRRRLELLARRVVRQAEIDAGRLPDFLPETRHVRTGDWRIAPLPADLQDRRVEITGPVDRKMVINALNSGARTYMADFEDSHAPTWVNTIEGQINLRDAVRREIAYTSPEGKDYRLAAQPATLIVRPRGWHLVEKHVLVDGRPVSGSLFDFALFFFHNARRLMADGSGPYFYLPKLESHLEARLWNEVFVRAQALLGIPQGTIKATVLIETLPAAFEVDEILYELREHIAGLNCGRWDYIFSFIKRFKNVPGYLFPDRAQITMTRHCMRSYSLLVIKTCHRRGAHAIGGMAAQIPIKNDPAANTAALAKVREDKRREAGDGHDGTWVAHPGLVGLALEEFNRLMPAANQVARQREDVAVTAADLLKLPGGTITEAGLRTNVSVGVQYMAHWLSGSGCVPLYNLMEDAATAEISRTQLWQWVHHPDGVLSDGRKIDLALFRAVLGEELARIREAVGGGAFDAGHYQTAARLFDEIIANDSLEEFLTLRAYEYLP